In the genome of Haloarcula sp. CBA1127, one region contains:
- a CDS encoding PadR family transcriptional regulator, producing the protein MNLGRGVWFDRMYDVNSFKRDMLVVIAGMDDPMGTELTAELQEYYAEEITVGRVYPQLDEMAEKGLIKKMDKNGRGNKYRLTRRGVRDLQGHREWENQYLAPIDELST; encoded by the coding sequence ATGAATCTCGGACGTGGCGTTTGGTTTGACAGGATGTACGATGTGAATAGTTTCAAACGTGATATGCTAGTCGTGATCGCAGGCATGGACGATCCGATGGGGACAGAACTCACCGCCGAACTGCAGGAATACTATGCCGAGGAGATCACAGTCGGACGTGTGTATCCGCAACTGGACGAAATGGCTGAGAAAGGGCTTATCAAGAAAATGGATAAGAACGGACGAGGAAACAAGTATCGACTGACAAGGCGTGGCGTGCGAGACCTCCAAGGTCACCGAGAGTGGGAAAATCAGTATCTGGCTCCGATTGACGAGCTATCCACATAG
- a CDS encoding ParA family protein has protein sequence MRVTIGMQKGGVGKTTTTINTAGALAERGHDVLAIDADPQGALTLKLGHKEQYRQFSDNPNEDAEALIDVLTQDGDMEFDQLDDLIISGGEYDIIPAHMRNFLAEKSLYTDRRGFESLKIALNRSDIDYDYVLIDSPPNLGPLADAALLAAENVLFPSEPNVIAQESLKILFDEVETLEDQFEVKIRAIGAILNQVPAQGSIAEDMQDWFTETFGEDRVLSVPDRDAIEHAIEYETSIYAYDPDDAGYPWDSDPINELRDCYLSIAELLEEINNE, from the coding sequence ATGAGAGTCACAATTGGTATGCAGAAAGGGGGAGTCGGAAAGACAACGACAACGATCAACACGGCAGGCGCACTCGCTGAACGTGGCCATGACGTGCTCGCAATAGATGCTGATCCGCAGGGAGCTTTAACGCTCAAACTCGGGCATAAAGAGCAATATAGACAGTTCTCTGACAACCCAAATGAAGACGCGGAGGCACTGATTGATGTCCTAACCCAAGATGGAGATATGGAATTCGACCAGTTAGATGATCTCATCATCTCCGGTGGGGAGTACGACATTATTCCTGCGCATATGCGGAATTTCCTTGCCGAGAAGTCTTTGTACACTGATCGGCGAGGCTTTGAGTCTCTAAAAATCGCTCTCAACCGCTCTGACATCGACTATGACTATGTCCTGATCGACTCGCCTCCAAATCTTGGGCCGCTCGCCGATGCTGCACTTCTCGCTGCAGAGAACGTCTTATTCCCAAGCGAGCCGAATGTTATCGCTCAGGAGTCGCTTAAGATCTTGTTTGATGAAGTAGAGACTCTAGAAGACCAGTTCGAGGTCAAGATTAGGGCTATTGGAGCCATCCTAAATCAAGTCCCAGCTCAAGGCTCCATCGCAGAAGATATGCAGGACTGGTTCACTGAGACGTTCGGGGAAGATCGAGTTCTCTCAGTTCCAGACAGAGACGCAATTGAACACGCTATCGAATACGAAACATCAATTTATGCCTATGATCCAGACGACGCGGGTTATCCGTGGGATAGTGACCCAATCAATGAGCTTCGCGACTGTTATCTCAGCATCGCAGAGCTACTGGAGGAAATAAACAATGAGTGA